The following are encoded in a window of Phaseolus vulgaris cultivar G19833 chromosome 3, P. vulgaris v2.0, whole genome shotgun sequence genomic DNA:
- the LOC137806115 gene encoding pentatricopeptide repeat-containing protein At5g39710 translates to MVFPKTQYQRRCFSSNTRSACSSSSNDAIVGERAIAYLKRHPQMLSSLSPHFTPNAASYVLLQSQSNQRILLKFLSWAQAQAQAHTFLTPHCKCLAIHILTRFKLYNTAHSLAATLLHHPAADLFRHLHDTHSLCNSSTAAAAGGFDLVVKSLSRLDFPDKALAVLHLATRHGFALALLSHNAILHALLRRVHHKSSLRQAEQMFREMIRSGVSPNVYTYNIMIRGVADRGDLEKGFGFVREMEREGVSPTVVTYNTLIDACCKRRKVKEAMRLLRMMAARGVVANLISYNSVINGLLGEGRMSEVGELVEEMSERGFVPDEVTYNTLVNGFCKEGNFHQGFVLLAEMVGKGLSPNVVTYTTLINCMCKAGNLSRAMEIFDQMRVRGLRPNERTYTTMVDGFCRKGLLNDAYRVLSEMIVSGFSPSVVTYNALVHGYCFLGRVEEAVGILRGMVERGLFPDVVSYSTVIAGFCRERELGKAFRMKEEMVEKGVLPDGITYSSLIQGLCLQQKLVEAFDLFREMLQMGLLPDEVTYTSLINAHCAQGELSKALRLHDEMMQRGFLPDDVTYSVLINGLNKKARTKEAKRLLLKLFYEERVPNHVTYNTLIENCSNNEFKSVVGLVKGFCMKGLMNEADQVFETMLRRNHKPNATIHSLIIHGHCRSGNVHKAYKMYTELEHCGFVSHTVAVIALVKALSREGMNDELSQVLQNVLRSCKLNDAEVAKVLVEVNFKEGNMDAVLNVLTEMAKDGLLPDGGMHSLALGST, encoded by the coding sequence ATGGTTTTCCCCAAAACTCAATATCAGCGTCGTTGCTTTTCGTCAAACACAAGGAGTGCGTGTTCATCTTCTTCCAATGACGCTATCGTTGGGGAGAGAGCAATAGCGTACCTTAAGCGCCACCCTCAAATGCTCTCATCGCTTTCTCCTCACTTCACACCCAATGCAGCTTCCTACGTTTTACTGCAATCCCAATCCAACCAACGCATTCTCCTCAAATTCCTCTCATGGGCCCAAGCCCAGGCCCAGGCCCACACTTTCCTCACCCCGCACTGCAAGTGCCTCGCCATCCACATCCTCACCCGCTTCAAGCTCTACAACACTGCCCACTCCCTCGCCGCCACCCTCCTCCACCACCCCGCTGCCGACCTCTTCCGCCACCTTCATGACACTCACAGCCTCTGCAACTCCTCCACCGCCGCCGCGGCCGGTGGGTTCGACCTCGTCGTCAAATCCCTCTCCCGCCTCGACTTCCCCGACAAAGCCCTCGCTGTCCTCCACCTCGCCACCCGCCACGGCTTCGCGCTCGCCCTCCTCTCCCACAACGCCATCCTCCACGCGCTGCTCCGCCGCGTGCACCACAAAAGCTCCCTCCGCCAAGCCGAGCAAATGTTCCGCGAGATGATCCGCAGCGGCGTGTCGCCGAACGTGTACACTTACAACATCATGATTCGCGGCGTGGCTGACCGGGGAGACCTGGAGAAGGGGTTTGGGTTCGTGCGCGAGATGGAGAGGGAAGGGGTTTCGCCGACTGTGGTTACTTACAACACGCTGATCGACGCGTGCTGCAAGAGGAGGAAGGTGAAGGAGGCGATGCGGCTGCTGAGAATGATGGCGGCGAGGGGCGTGGTTGCGAATTTGATTTCGTACAATTCGGTGATCAATGGATTGTTGGGTGAAGGGAGGATGAGTGAGGTTGGGGAGTTGGTTGAGGAGATGAGTGAGAGAGGGTTTGTTCCTGATGAGGTCACTTATAACACTCTTGTTAATGGGTTTTGCAAGGAGGGGAatttccaccagggctttgtgCTGCTTGCTGAGATGGTTGGGAAGGGGTTGTCACCAAATGTTGTTACTTACACTACTTTGATCAACTGTATGTGCAAGGCTGGGAATTTGAGTCGAGCTATGGAGATTTTCGATCAGATGCGTGTTAGGGGGCTGAGGCCAAATGAGAGGACTTACACCACCATGGTTGATGGGTTCTGCCGGAAAGGGTTGCTGAATGATGCTTATAGGGTCTTGAGTGAGATGATTGTTAGTGGATTTTCGCCGTCGGTTGTGACTTACAACGCCCTTGTCCATGGATATTGCTTTCTGGGGAGGGTGGAGGAGGCCGTGGGGATTTTGAGGGGGATGGTTGAGAGAGGGTTGTTTCCTGATGTTGTGAGTTACAGCACTGTTATAGCTGGGTTTTGCCGAGAGCGAGAGCTGGGGAAAGCGTTTCGAATGAAGGAGGAGATGGTCGAGAAGGGTGTTTTGCCTGATGGGATTACATATTCATCGCTCATACAGGGTCTTTGTCTGCAGCAGAAACTGGTGGAAGCTTTTGATTTGTTCAGAGAGATGCTGCAAATGGGTCTCCTCCCTGATGAGGTCACGTATACTAGTTTGATTAATGCTCATTGCGCTCAGGGTGAGTTGAGCAAGGCTCTTCGTCTGCACGATGAAATGATGCAGAGGGGCTTTTTGCCTGATGATGTTACCTACAGTGTACTTATCAATGGACTTAATAAGAAGGCTAGGACGAAGGAAGCAAAGAGGCTTCTTCTGAAGTTGTTTTACGAGGAGCGTGTACCAAATCATGTAACATACAATACACTGATCGAAAACTGCAGTAATAATGAGTTTAAGAGTGTGGTAGGTCTTGTGAAAGGATTCTGCATGAAGGGTTTGATGAATGAAGCGGATCAAGTTTTTGAGACAATGCTTCGGAGGAATCATAAGCCTAATGCAACAATTCATAGTCTAATAATACACGGACATTGTAGAAGTGGAAATGTTCACAAGGCGTATAAGATGTACACGGAGTTGGAACATTGTGGTTTTGTTTCTCATACGGTGGCTGTAATTGCTCTTGTTAAGGCACTATCTAGGGAAGGGATGAATGATGAGCTTAGTCAAGTATTGCAAAATGTGTTGAGGAGTTGCAAGCTCAATGATGCTGAGGTAGCTAAAGTACTTGTTGAGGTTAACTTCAAAGAAGGTAACATGGACGCTGTTTTGAATGTGCTAACTGAAATGGCCAAGGATGGCCTGCTACCTGATGGAGGGATGCATTCACTTGCTCTGGGAAGTACCTAA
- the LOC137806117 gene encoding myb family transcription factor EFM-like isoform X4, with product MNSVPQEQPSLNFRPSFLPKTVTDFLCHLSSTPNASLNKSLLQDFLSRLELELLKIQPFKRELPLCMFLLNDAISALKVELAKCRTFKSEPVLEEFIPLKKEESEKEEKCREKNDWGSSFQLWNSDDDEACNRSNAYRLEQKPKKIKGEERESVKRGFVMPLSTYLATDEECVVSGLSLQTPAREGCGSKTSRVVSSATSPLMLPQSGRKQRRCWSPELHHRFVKALEELGGSQATPKQIRELMRVDGLTNDEKYRLHTRRVPAATSVDLGGLWMQKESLKGRSSGSPQGPLQLATQSGEATSTTEGDNMVDDDVKSDL from the exons ATGAATTCTGTTCCTCAAGAACAACCAAGCTTAAATTTCAGACCCTCTTTTCTTCCCAAAACCGTCACTGATTTTCTCTGCCACCTTTCCTCCACCCCAAATGCCTCCCTCAACAAGTCCTTGCTGCAGGACTTTCTCAGCAGACTGGAACTCGAATTGCTCAAGATCCAACCCTTCAAACGCGAACTTCCTCTCTGCATGTTCCTCTTAAACGATG CAATTTCAGCTCTGAAGGTGGAGTTAGCGAAATGCAGAACTTTCAAGTCTGAGCCTGTTTTGGAGGAGTTCATTCCTCTGAAGAAAGAGGAAAGTGAGAAGGAAGAGAAATGCAGGGAGAAGAATGATTGGGGGAGTTCTTTCCAGCTTTGGAACAGTGATGATGATGAAGCTTGTAACAGGAGCAATGCATATAGATTGGAGCAGAAACCAAAGAAG ATTAAGGGAGAAGAAAGAGAATCTGTGAAGAGGGGATTTGTTATGCCTTTGTCCACTTACCTTGCAACAGATGAAGAATGTGTTGTGAGTGGACTTTCTCTTCAGACACCTGCAAGGGAGGGATGTGGTTCCAAAACCAGCAGGGTGGTTTCCTCCGCCACTTCTCCCCTGATGCTGCCTCAGAGTGGCCGGAAACAGAGGAGGTGCTGGTCGCCGGAGTTGCATCACCGATTTGTCAAGGCATTAGAGGAGCTTGGAGGCTCTCAAG CTACTCCAAAGCAAATTAGGGAACTCATGAGGGTTGATGGCCTGACCAACGATGAA AAATACAGACTTCATACAAGGAGAGTTCCAGCTGCAACTTCTGTAGATCTTGGAGGCTTGTGGATGCAGAAAGAATCCTTGAAGGGGAGAAGTTCTGGTTCTCCTCAGGGCCCTCTCCAATTGGCTACACAATCAGGGGAAGCCACATCCACAACAGAAGGTGACAACATGGTAGATGATGATGTAAAATCGGACTTATAA
- the LOC137806118 gene encoding uncharacterized protein — MDLKFTHGVMIIVFVSASMFSVSMANKDWSFGFNYTDWWSRFGNHPQNKTQQQPREILVGGSQHWHFGYNYTDWAIKNAPFYLNDTLVFKYDAPNATSFPHSVYMFKSYGSFLKCDIKKAKMLASPMQGGGEGFKFVLRKWQPHFFACGERNGFHCSNGTMNFAVMPMFHPFWKWP; from the exons ATGGATCTGAAGTTTACACATGGAGTGATGATAATAGTTTTTGTGAGTGCTTCAATGTTTTCAGTGAGCATGGCCAACAAAGATTGGTCTTTTGGTTTCAACTACACTGATTGGTGGTCAAGGTTTGGGAATCATCCTCAAAACAAAACACAGCAACAACCCAGAGAGATTCTTGTGGGTGGTTCTCAGCATTGGCACTTTGGCTACAACTACACTGATTGGGCCATCAAGAATGCCCCATTTTACCTCAATGATACTCTTG TTTTCAAATATGATGCTCCAAATGCCACAAGTTTCCCACACAGTGTGTACATGTTCAAGAGTTATGGGAGCTTCTTGAAGTGTGACATAAAAAAGGCTAAGATGTTGGCAAGTCCCATGCAAGGTGGAGGAGAGGGGTTCAAGTTTGTGTTGAGGAAGTGGCAGCCACATTTCTTTGCCTGTGGTGAGAGAAATGGCTTTCATTGCAGCAATGGCACCATGAACTTTGCTGTCATGCCAATGTTTCACCCCTTCTGGAAGTGGCCATGA
- the LOC137806116 gene encoding uncharacterized protein encodes MAARAISQEAFEEMVKENIDDLGMDPTEALQDAIQTLTLQGVDLSGIVTCVPGQTNPVIDCLDRFKLLQSQPDDNQLATAFNALHELCSNPNPNANSNAAIATRNGAVELACSLCSKIPRATGSRVLLLSALNALSSLLHDVQSTGAFQRCDGPVIVIGFLADNKRDVEVLSSGFRVVASAVTGDEIVKESFMELKVDELVLEILSLHKNKVIQSLYDAVRALLTPDDNRVVASQVYGYARKFAKIGIAEALVDSLSAGGLCSSDLVSACTTLKVIAVNDEICKSIAEKGGIDAVLRSIDDSGEQGNKAVAKVCCSLLSKLAGSDMNKSEIVGKGGMDKLITLSARFNDDPSVLLEIMSVISVLCLRLPENATRAVEAGAGELAVQAMQKFPAAHQMQRNSCLMIRNLVVRNPENRTILLNNGIEKYIRKAKQTHSNCKDAATDALRDLGLDNYNL; translated from the exons ATGGCGGCGCGTGCGATCTCGCAGGAAGCATTCGAAGAAATGGTGAAAGAGAACATCGACGACCTCGGCATGGACCCCACGGAAGCTCTTCAAGACGCCATCCAAACCCTCACTCTCCAAGGCGTCGATCTCTCAG GCATCGTCACCTGCGTCCCCGGCCAAACCAACCCCGTCATCGACTGCTTGGACCGCTTCAAACTCCTCCAATCCCAACCCGACGATAACCAACTCGCCACAGCGTTTAACGCGCTTCACGAACTGTGTTCCAATCCAAATCCGAATGCTAATTCAAATGCTGCAATTGCGACCAGAAACGGCGCCGTCGAGTTAGCTTGTTCGCTCTGTTCCAAAATCCCGCGCGCCACCGGATCTCGCGTGCTCCTTCTCTCCGCTTTAAACGCATTGTCGTCGTTGCTTCACG ATGTTCAGAGTACGGGCGCGTTTCAGCGGTGTGACGGACCCGTGATTGTGATTGGTTTTCTGGCTGATAATAAGCGCGATGTGGAGGTCTTGAGCAGTGGATTTCGCGTCGTGGCTTCGGCGGTCACCGGCGATGAGATCGTGAAGGAGTCGTTTATGGAGTTGAAGGTTGATGAGCTGGTTTTGGAGATCTTGTCGTTGCATAAGAACAAGGTGATCCAGAGTTTGTATGACGCGGTTCGCGCGCTTTTGACGCCGGATGACAATCGAGTCGTGGCTTCTCAG GTATATGGTTATGCACGGAAATTTGCCAAGATAGGAATTGCAGAAGCCCTTGTGGATTCTCTGAGTGCAGGAGGGCTTTGCTCAAGTGACCTAGTTTCAGCCTGCACCACTTTGAAAGTCATTGCTGTAAAT GATGAAATATGTAAATCCATTGCTGAGAAAGGTGGTATCGATGCAGTACTCAGATCTATAGATGACAGTGGTGAACAAGGCAACAAAGCTGTGGCCAAAGTTTGTTGCTCATTACTTTCAAAG TTAGCAGGAAGTGACATGAACAAGAGTGAAATTGTTGGGAAAGGAGGAATGGATAAGCTGATCACACTTTCAGCCAGATTTAATGATGACCCTTCTGTTTTGCTAGAG ATTATGTCTGTTATTTCTGTGCTTTGTTTACGATTACCGGAAAACGCAACCCGTGCCGTTGAAGCTGGTGCTGGTGAGCTAGCCGTTCAGGCCATGCAgaaatttccagcagcacaccaAATGCAAAGAAACTCCTGTCTTATGATCAGAAATCTAGTAGTGAGAAATCCAGAAAACAG AACAATCTTGCTTAATAATGGAATTGAGAAATACATAAGGAAAGCCAAGCAAACACATAGCAACTGTAAGGATGCTGCCACCGATGCGTTGAGGGATTTGGGCCTTGATAATTACAACTTGTAG
- the LOC137806117 gene encoding myb family transcription factor EFM-like isoform X3, translating into MNSVPQEQPSLNFRPSFLPKTVTDFLCHLSSTPNASLNKSLLQDFLSRLELELLKIQPFKRELPLCMFLLNDAISALKVELAKCRTFKSEPVLEEFIPLKKEESEKEEKCREKNDWGSSFQLWNSDDDEACNRSNAYRLEQKPKKIKGEERESVKRGFVMPLSTYLATDEECVVSGLSLQTPAREGCGSKTSRVVSSATSPLMLPQSGRKQRRCWSPELHHRFVKALEELGGSQAATPKQIRELMRVDGLTNDEKYRLHTRRVPAATSVDLGGLWMQKESLKGRSSGSPQGPLQLATQSGEATSTTEGDNMVDDDVKSDL; encoded by the exons ATGAATTCTGTTCCTCAAGAACAACCAAGCTTAAATTTCAGACCCTCTTTTCTTCCCAAAACCGTCACTGATTTTCTCTGCCACCTTTCCTCCACCCCAAATGCCTCCCTCAACAAGTCCTTGCTGCAGGACTTTCTCAGCAGACTGGAACTCGAATTGCTCAAGATCCAACCCTTCAAACGCGAACTTCCTCTCTGCATGTTCCTCTTAAACGATG CAATTTCAGCTCTGAAGGTGGAGTTAGCGAAATGCAGAACTTTCAAGTCTGAGCCTGTTTTGGAGGAGTTCATTCCTCTGAAGAAAGAGGAAAGTGAGAAGGAAGAGAAATGCAGGGAGAAGAATGATTGGGGGAGTTCTTTCCAGCTTTGGAACAGTGATGATGATGAAGCTTGTAACAGGAGCAATGCATATAGATTGGAGCAGAAACCAAAGAAG ATTAAGGGAGAAGAAAGAGAATCTGTGAAGAGGGGATTTGTTATGCCTTTGTCCACTTACCTTGCAACAGATGAAGAATGTGTTGTGAGTGGACTTTCTCTTCAGACACCTGCAAGGGAGGGATGTGGTTCCAAAACCAGCAGGGTGGTTTCCTCCGCCACTTCTCCCCTGATGCTGCCTCAGAGTGGCCGGAAACAGAGGAGGTGCTGGTCGCCGGAGTTGCATCACCGATTTGTCAAGGCATTAGAGGAGCTTGGAGGCTCTCAAG CAGCTACTCCAAAGCAAATTAGGGAACTCATGAGGGTTGATGGCCTGACCAACGATGAA AAATACAGACTTCATACAAGGAGAGTTCCAGCTGCAACTTCTGTAGATCTTGGAGGCTTGTGGATGCAGAAAGAATCCTTGAAGGGGAGAAGTTCTGGTTCTCCTCAGGGCCCTCTCCAATTGGCTACACAATCAGGGGAAGCCACATCCACAACAGAAGGTGACAACATGGTAGATGATGATGTAAAATCGGACTTATAA
- the LOC137806117 gene encoding myb family transcription factor EFM-like isoform X2, whose translation MNSVPQEQPSLNFRPSFLPKTVTDFLCHLSSTPNASLNKSLLQDFLSRLELELLKIQPFKRELPLCMFLLNDAISALKVELAKCRTFKSEPVLEEFIPLKKEESEKEEKCREKNDWGSSFQLWNSDDDEACNRSNAYRLEQKPKKIKGEERESVKRGFVMPLSTYLATDEECVVSGLSLQTPAREGCGSKTSRVVSSATSPLMLPQSGRKQRRCWSPELHHRFVKALEELGGSQATPKQIRELMRVDGLTNDEVKSHLQKYRLHTRRVPAATSVDLGGLWMQKESLKGRSSGSPQGPLQLATQSGEATSTTEGDNMVDDDVKSDL comes from the exons ATGAATTCTGTTCCTCAAGAACAACCAAGCTTAAATTTCAGACCCTCTTTTCTTCCCAAAACCGTCACTGATTTTCTCTGCCACCTTTCCTCCACCCCAAATGCCTCCCTCAACAAGTCCTTGCTGCAGGACTTTCTCAGCAGACTGGAACTCGAATTGCTCAAGATCCAACCCTTCAAACGCGAACTTCCTCTCTGCATGTTCCTCTTAAACGATG CAATTTCAGCTCTGAAGGTGGAGTTAGCGAAATGCAGAACTTTCAAGTCTGAGCCTGTTTTGGAGGAGTTCATTCCTCTGAAGAAAGAGGAAAGTGAGAAGGAAGAGAAATGCAGGGAGAAGAATGATTGGGGGAGTTCTTTCCAGCTTTGGAACAGTGATGATGATGAAGCTTGTAACAGGAGCAATGCATATAGATTGGAGCAGAAACCAAAGAAG ATTAAGGGAGAAGAAAGAGAATCTGTGAAGAGGGGATTTGTTATGCCTTTGTCCACTTACCTTGCAACAGATGAAGAATGTGTTGTGAGTGGACTTTCTCTTCAGACACCTGCAAGGGAGGGATGTGGTTCCAAAACCAGCAGGGTGGTTTCCTCCGCCACTTCTCCCCTGATGCTGCCTCAGAGTGGCCGGAAACAGAGGAGGTGCTGGTCGCCGGAGTTGCATCACCGATTTGTCAAGGCATTAGAGGAGCTTGGAGGCTCTCAAG CTACTCCAAAGCAAATTAGGGAACTCATGAGGGTTGATGGCCTGACCAACGATGAAGTAAAGAGTCATTTACAA AAATACAGACTTCATACAAGGAGAGTTCCAGCTGCAACTTCTGTAGATCTTGGAGGCTTGTGGATGCAGAAAGAATCCTTGAAGGGGAGAAGTTCTGGTTCTCCTCAGGGCCCTCTCCAATTGGCTACACAATCAGGGGAAGCCACATCCACAACAGAAGGTGACAACATGGTAGATGATGATGTAAAATCGGACTTATAA
- the LOC137806117 gene encoding myb family transcription factor EFM-like isoform X1 gives MNSVPQEQPSLNFRPSFLPKTVTDFLCHLSSTPNASLNKSLLQDFLSRLELELLKIQPFKRELPLCMFLLNDAISALKVELAKCRTFKSEPVLEEFIPLKKEESEKEEKCREKNDWGSSFQLWNSDDDEACNRSNAYRLEQKPKKIKGEERESVKRGFVMPLSTYLATDEECVVSGLSLQTPAREGCGSKTSRVVSSATSPLMLPQSGRKQRRCWSPELHHRFVKALEELGGSQAATPKQIRELMRVDGLTNDEVKSHLQKYRLHTRRVPAATSVDLGGLWMQKESLKGRSSGSPQGPLQLATQSGEATSTTEGDNMVDDDVKSDL, from the exons ATGAATTCTGTTCCTCAAGAACAACCAAGCTTAAATTTCAGACCCTCTTTTCTTCCCAAAACCGTCACTGATTTTCTCTGCCACCTTTCCTCCACCCCAAATGCCTCCCTCAACAAGTCCTTGCTGCAGGACTTTCTCAGCAGACTGGAACTCGAATTGCTCAAGATCCAACCCTTCAAACGCGAACTTCCTCTCTGCATGTTCCTCTTAAACGATG CAATTTCAGCTCTGAAGGTGGAGTTAGCGAAATGCAGAACTTTCAAGTCTGAGCCTGTTTTGGAGGAGTTCATTCCTCTGAAGAAAGAGGAAAGTGAGAAGGAAGAGAAATGCAGGGAGAAGAATGATTGGGGGAGTTCTTTCCAGCTTTGGAACAGTGATGATGATGAAGCTTGTAACAGGAGCAATGCATATAGATTGGAGCAGAAACCAAAGAAG ATTAAGGGAGAAGAAAGAGAATCTGTGAAGAGGGGATTTGTTATGCCTTTGTCCACTTACCTTGCAACAGATGAAGAATGTGTTGTGAGTGGACTTTCTCTTCAGACACCTGCAAGGGAGGGATGTGGTTCCAAAACCAGCAGGGTGGTTTCCTCCGCCACTTCTCCCCTGATGCTGCCTCAGAGTGGCCGGAAACAGAGGAGGTGCTGGTCGCCGGAGTTGCATCACCGATTTGTCAAGGCATTAGAGGAGCTTGGAGGCTCTCAAG CAGCTACTCCAAAGCAAATTAGGGAACTCATGAGGGTTGATGGCCTGACCAACGATGAAGTAAAGAGTCATTTACAA AAATACAGACTTCATACAAGGAGAGTTCCAGCTGCAACTTCTGTAGATCTTGGAGGCTTGTGGATGCAGAAAGAATCCTTGAAGGGGAGAAGTTCTGGTTCTCCTCAGGGCCCTCTCCAATTGGCTACACAATCAGGGGAAGCCACATCCACAACAGAAGGTGACAACATGGTAGATGATGATGTAAAATCGGACTTATAA
- the LOC137805729 gene encoding uncharacterized protein, whose protein sequence is MNSGENYAEMIAKLEEEKAELTMHLNQIVLHRTSQPDYNSLEDGARLRQIEYNAHMAQGEIRMNEAIVSNTNEQRAVRERQEKAQNELAQMYQQKIREIDQNIIELTRRMRGL, encoded by the exons ATGAATTCCGGTGAAAACTACGCAGAGATGATTGCAAAGTTGGAAGAGGAGAAGGCCGAGCTGACTATGCACCTGAACCAGATCGTACTGCACAGGACCAGTCAGCCAGATTATAAT AGTTTAGAGGATGGAGCCAGACTCAGACAGATAGAATATAATGCCCATATGGCACAG GGTGAAATTCGAATGAATGAAGCAATAGTAAGTAATACAAACGAACAACGTGCTGTCCGAGAAAGACAGGAAAAAGCTCAGAATGAGCTTGCACAGATGtatcaacaaaaaataagaGAGATTGATCAAAATATCATAGAACTTACTAGGAGGATGAGGGGGCTTTAG